One Falco peregrinus isolate bFalPer1 chromosome 6, bFalPer1.pri, whole genome shotgun sequence DNA segment encodes these proteins:
- the SNU13 gene encoding NHP2-like protein 1 produces MSRRPCSCVPRYGVRRYPRLPSVPCGPTTAARRGPERPPRPWPRPRARGRLTSGGARQRFPPPPLQRTRAESSDRAAPPGQAAAMSEAEVNPKAYPLADAQLTKTLLDLVQQSCNYKQLRKGANEATKTLNRGIAEFIVMAADAEPLEIILHLPLLCEDKNVPYVFVRSKQALGRACGVSRPVIACSITIKEGSQLKPQIQSVQQAIERLLV; encoded by the exons ATGTCTCGGCGCCCCTGCAGCTGCGTGCCGCGTTACGGCGTGCGCCGCTACCCCCGCCTGCCTAGCGTTCCGTGCGGCCCCACCACGGCGGCGCGGAGGGGCCCTgagcgcccgccccgcccctggccccgcccccgggcTCGCGGCCGCCTGACTTCCGGCGGCGCGCGGCAGCGTTTCCCGCCCCCTCCCCTTCAGCGCACTCGGGCTGAGAGCAGCgaccgcgccgcgccgccgggccaGGCCGCGGCCATG AGTGAGGCAGAAGTGAATCCCAAAGCTTACCCACTGGCTGATGCACAGCTCACCAAAACGCTACTGGATCTTGTGCAGCAGTCCTGCAACTATAAGCAACTACGCAAGGGAGCCAATGAAG CCACCAAAACACTGAACCGAGGGATAGCAGAGTTTATTGTGATGGCAGCAGATGCAGAGCCCTTGGAAATCATCCTGCACCTCCCTCTTCTCTGCGAGGACAAGAATGTACCTTACGTGTTTGTACGCTCCAAGCAAGCCCTGGGCCGGGCATGTGGTGTTTCCCGGCCTGTCATCGCCTGCTCCATCACCATCAAGGAGGGATCACAGCTAAAGCCTCAGATCCAGTCTGTCCAGCAAGCTATAGAAAGACTGTTGGTCTAA